A single genomic interval of Pseudodesulfovibrio sp. S3 harbors:
- a CDS encoding peptidylprolyl isomerase: protein MENPMVLLETPEGEILIELFPDKAPKTVENFLRYVDEKFYDGTLFHRVIKGFMIQTGGLTFSMQEKETHEPIENEAANGLKNVTGSVAMGRLPEPHSAASQFYINVADNADLDHTGEEDENFGYCVFGEVVDGMDVAVKISKARTKTYQGFADVPVDPVSIITARRFE, encoded by the coding sequence ATGGAAAATCCCATGGTTCTTCTGGAGACCCCGGAAGGCGAAATTCTGATTGAACTTTTCCCTGACAAGGCACCGAAAACAGTGGAGAACTTTCTCCGCTACGTGGATGAGAAATTTTATGACGGCACCTTGTTTCACCGGGTTATCAAGGGGTTCATGATCCAGACGGGCGGGCTGACCTTTTCCATGCAGGAGAAGGAGACCCACGAACCTATCGAGAACGAGGCCGCCAACGGACTGAAGAACGTTACCGGATCGGTTGCCATGGGGCGTCTGCCGGAACCGCACAGTGCCGCTTCACAGTTCTACATCAATGTGGCGGATAACGCGGACCTGGATCATACCGGGGAAGAAGACGAAAACTTCGGCTACTGCGTGTTCGGGGAAGTGGTTGACGGGATGGACGTGGCCGTCAAGATCAGCAAGGCCAGGACAAAGACGTACCAGGGGTTTGCCGATGTCCCTGTGGACCCTGTTTCCATCATCACCGCTCGTCGCTTCGAATAG
- the xerC gene encoding tyrosine recombinase XerC, whose amino-acid sequence MSSINERRNEQGDFVRGFLAYLAVEKGYSEATVRSYGTDLEQFQVFLKSRKQSLERPNRVNRDHVRGFLAELHRRQISKTSMGRKLSSLRAYFKYLMRHKQVAKDPMAGIRNPKQEKRHPQMLNVDQAVSLMEAAVEPDPEGLRDIALAEVLYGSGLRISEAIGLDLNDVDSDMIRVVGKGSKERIVPLSGAAIQRIRRYMEQRHAFLKDDYSEQALFLSVRAGKRLNRRQANRIVAKLAQLAGLPKDVHPHMLRHSFATHLLEAGADLRSVQELLGHENLTTTQRYTHLDMQRIMQVYDSAHPLAGVGDSDKNNT is encoded by the coding sequence ATGTCATCGATCAACGAAAGGCGTAACGAACAGGGCGATTTCGTTCGGGGATTTCTCGCGTATCTTGCGGTGGAAAAGGGGTATTCCGAAGCCACTGTCCGATCGTATGGGACCGATCTTGAACAGTTCCAGGTTTTCTTGAAATCCAGAAAGCAGTCGCTGGAAAGACCGAACCGCGTCAACCGGGACCATGTGCGCGGGTTCCTGGCCGAACTGCATCGGCGGCAGATATCCAAGACGTCCATGGGCCGCAAGCTCTCCAGTCTGCGGGCATATTTTAAATATCTCATGCGGCACAAGCAGGTTGCCAAAGACCCCATGGCGGGTATCCGTAACCCCAAGCAGGAAAAGCGGCATCCGCAGATGCTCAACGTGGATCAGGCCGTGTCCTTGATGGAGGCGGCCGTGGAGCCGGACCCCGAGGGGTTGCGGGATATTGCCCTGGCGGAAGTGCTCTACGGTTCCGGGTTGCGCATTAGTGAAGCCATCGGCCTTGATCTCAACGATGTGGATTCCGACATGATTCGTGTTGTGGGCAAGGGAAGCAAGGAGCGCATTGTTCCTCTTTCAGGGGCGGCCATCCAGCGCATACGGCGGTACATGGAGCAGCGCCACGCATTTCTCAAGGACGATTATTCCGAGCAGGCGTTGTTTCTCAGCGTCCGGGCGGGCAAACGGCTGAATCGGCGGCAGGCCAATCGCATCGTGGCCAAGCTGGCCCAGTTGGCCGGGTTGCCCAAGGATGTCCATCCGCATATGCTTCGGCACAGTTTCGCCACCCATCTCCTTGAGGCGGGGGCAGACCTGCGCAGCGTGCAGGAGCTTTTGGGACACGAGAACCTGACCACGACACAGCGCTATACGCATCTGGACATGCAGCGCATCATGCAGGTATATGACTCTGCCCACCCGCTGGCCGGGGTGGGTGATTCTGATAAAAACAACACATGA
- the ybgF gene encoding tol-pal system protein YbgF: MKCLKLVLLTLFCLSFVGCATTKKNADTTSASTEWRIKSLEESFLNFREKQRQAADENTQNMEKLDRRLADIETELAALRTGGVTDAPDEAPPMDQGWVTDLKPEDDGWVEGQKTAENPMIESDEEKPWATVPKPPAVIPAPKVIKRPEAKKPIKVKPLQETSSSKGLYDKAYAQYNAGSFDASRATFDTFLAKYPNDPLAPNSLYWKGETYYSQKDYAQAILTFKEVTGRFPKHDKSASAMLKIGMSYDRVGDRDNAVFYMRALLEDFPDSDAAGLARKELKRLGG; this comes from the coding sequence ATGAAATGCCTGAAGCTCGTTTTGCTCACCCTGTTCTGCCTGTCTTTCGTTGGCTGTGCCACGACAAAGAAGAATGCGGACACCACTTCGGCTAGCACGGAATGGCGCATAAAGAGCCTTGAAGAAAGCTTCCTGAATTTTCGTGAAAAGCAGCGGCAGGCGGCTGACGAAAATACCCAGAACATGGAAAAGCTCGACCGACGCCTGGCGGACATCGAGACCGAGCTTGCAGCCTTGCGGACAGGCGGCGTAACTGATGCCCCTGACGAGGCCCCGCCCATGGATCAAGGATGGGTGACCGATCTCAAGCCGGAGGATGACGGATGGGTGGAAGGGCAGAAAACGGCTGAAAATCCCATGATCGAAAGCGATGAGGAAAAGCCGTGGGCCACTGTCCCCAAGCCGCCGGCAGTTATTCCCGCGCCGAAAGTGATCAAACGTCCTGAGGCCAAGAAGCCTATCAAAGTTAAGCCGTTACAGGAGACGTCTTCTTCCAAGGGCTTGTATGACAAGGCGTATGCCCAATACAATGCCGGAAGTTTCGATGCATCCCGCGCTACTTTTGACACGTTTTTGGCCAAGTATCCCAATGATCCGCTAGCTCCCAATTCCTTGTATTGGAAAGGGGAGACCTACTATTCTCAGAAGGATTATGCCCAGGCAATACTGACCTTCAAGGAGGTTACGGGGCGATTCCCCAAGCACGACAAATCCGCTTCGGCCATGCTCAAGATAGGCATGTCCTATGATCGGGTCGGAGACCGGGACAACGCGGTTTTTTACATGCGTGCTCTGCTGGAGGATTTCCCGGATTCCGATGCCGCCGGTCTGGCCCGTAAGGAACTGAAGCGTTTGGGCGGCTGA
- a CDS encoding TMEM165/GDT1 family protein gives MDWKLLATTFGTLFVAELGDKTQLACMLMTAKTQKPWTVFLGSSLALVLVSFLGVMFAQFICQYISPQVIKKIAAVAFVLMGCLIFFDKV, from the coding sequence ATGGATTGGAAATTGCTAGCCACGACCTTTGGAACTCTATTCGTCGCCGAACTGGGCGACAAGACGCAGCTTGCCTGCATGCTCATGACGGCCAAGACGCAAAAACCCTGGACAGTGTTCCTCGGTTCTTCTCTGGCCTTGGTTCTTGTCAGTTTCCTTGGAGTCATGTTTGCCCAGTTCATTTGTCAGTACATCTCGCCGCAGGTTATCAAAAAGATTGCGGCAGTCGCCTTTGTGCTGATGGGATGTCTGATATTCTTTGATAAAGTCTGA
- a CDS encoding diguanylate cyclase, with protein sequence MNKTLEESLFQRKQTGFLLSPDKFLAEMLQTLWSPDVMEFTVFTQGAKAIEHMFNEPPDLLVVDNRLKDITGQEVANLVKSENVYRQLPVVMCVDPIDVEEPWNWNQVEVDDFLVRPFNPAEVRDRINLTLCRAMRALDANPLSKLPGNTSIIQRIQQLIDNGDDFALAYCDLDYFKSYNDKYGFSRGDEILMMSARLIVNTIRSYQGVQSFVGHVGGDDFVFILPPDKVEDACKRIIAAFDDIVPHFYDPDDRKRGNITSIDREGNTKVFPLMAISLAVVVNTGKQIQHYGEVSSIAMELKKKAKEDPKSSYVIDQRKA encoded by the coding sequence ATGAACAAAACCCTTGAAGAATCCCTGTTTCAGCGCAAGCAGACGGGGTTTTTGCTTTCGCCGGACAAGTTTCTTGCCGAGATGTTGCAAACATTATGGTCTCCCGATGTCATGGAATTCACGGTCTTTACCCAAGGGGCCAAGGCCATCGAGCACATGTTCAATGAACCGCCGGATCTTTTGGTGGTGGACAATCGTCTCAAGGATATCACCGGCCAGGAGGTCGCAAATCTGGTCAAGAGTGAAAACGTGTACCGCCAACTGCCGGTGGTCATGTGCGTGGACCCCATCGACGTGGAAGAGCCGTGGAACTGGAACCAGGTGGAAGTTGACGATTTTCTGGTCCGGCCGTTCAATCCGGCCGAGGTGCGCGATCGCATCAACCTGACGCTGTGCCGCGCCATGCGCGCCCTGGATGCCAATCCGCTGTCCAAACTGCCGGGCAACACCTCGATAATCCAGCGCATTCAGCAGCTCATCGACAATGGCGACGATTTTGCCCTGGCCTATTGCGACCTTGATTATTTCAAGTCCTACAATGACAAGTACGGCTTCTCCCGAGGAGATGAAATTCTGATGATGTCCGCCCGGCTTATCGTCAACACCATCCGCAGCTACCAGGGGGTGCAGAGTTTCGTGGGGCATGTGGGTGGCGACGATTTCGTGTTCATCCTGCCGCCGGACAAGGTGGAAGACGCCTGCAAGCGCATCATTGCGGCCTTTGACGACATCGTGCCCCATTTTTATGACCCGGATGATCGCAAGCGGGGCAACATCACCTCCATTGACCGGGAGGGCAATACCAAGGTCTTTCCGCTCATGGCCATTTCCCTGGCCGTGGTGGTCAACACCGGGAAACAGATTCAGCATTATGGAGAGGTTTCTTCCATTGCCATGGAGCTGAAGAAGAAAGCCAAGGAAGATCCCAAGAGCAGCTATGTCATCGATCAACGAAAGGCGTAA
- a CDS encoding HDOD domain-containing protein, whose translation MDEDLKTSVKGEILQVKDLPTLPHVLEKLTMLVEDPDASSEAIAKVISTDQVLSAKVLKMVNSPIYGFPGRISSIQHALVLLGFNVVRGIIISTSVFDMMVQAMKGLWEHSLGCATACNIIARRAGFEDPEEYAVAGLLHDLGKVVTAVQLPELHASILDTVQVKQMTYFQAEKDVLGFGHDRINAWLARHWGLPPNIREAMSRHHTPQLAEFYKPMSCVVHIGDFLVRLLEFGNSGDDQTAYLRPEALIELKFKMSDLDKVMDEMSDQLIEVSDLTF comes from the coding sequence ATGGACGAAGATCTGAAAACCAGTGTTAAGGGAGAAATCCTTCAGGTCAAGGACCTGCCGACACTCCCGCACGTCCTGGAAAAGTTGACCATGCTCGTGGAGGACCCGGATGCTTCCAGTGAAGCCATTGCCAAGGTCATTTCCACGGACCAGGTGCTGTCCGCCAAGGTTCTCAAGATGGTCAATTCGCCGATTTACGGTTTTCCCGGTCGCATAAGCTCCATTCAACACGCGCTGGTGCTTCTGGGGTTCAACGTGGTCCGGGGCATCATCATATCCACTTCGGTTTTCGACATGATGGTTCAGGCCATGAAGGGGCTGTGGGAGCACAGTCTTGGGTGTGCCACAGCATGCAACATCATTGCCCGCCGGGCCGGGTTCGAGGACCCGGAAGAGTATGCCGTGGCCGGTTTGCTCCATGACCTGGGCAAGGTCGTCACAGCGGTCCAGCTCCCGGAACTGCACGCCTCCATTCTCGATACGGTCCAGGTCAAGCAGATGACCTATTTCCAAGCCGAGAAGGATGTTCTGGGCTTCGGGCACGACCGCATCAACGCCTGGCTCGCCCGGCACTGGGGTTTGCCGCCCAATATCCGCGAAGCCATGAGCCGCCATCATACCCCGCAATTGGCCGAGTTCTACAAACCCATGTCCTGCGTGGTCCACATCGGTGATTTCCTGGTCCGGTTGCTCGAGTTCGGTAATTCCGGTGACGACCAGACAGCCTATCTCCGTCCCGAGGCGCTCATCGAGCTCAAATTCAAGATGAGCGATCTCGACAAGGTCATGGATGAGATGTCCGACCAGCTTATCGAAGTTTCCGATCTGACTTTTTAG
- the dprA gene encoding DNA-processing protein DprA codes for MDLQKEFFSCLALKHTPRLGPKVWKELFAHYPSAFDAVQDAARWPVLSLAGNAVAVACAGEVWREKAEREYKAVLKQEMDFVTWFDPRFPDALKMIADPPSMLYVRGDITLFKNPGVAVVGARECTRLGLETAGRISAQLSKIGITVVSGLALGIDRQAHLGGLKGIGSSIAVLGCGLDIDYPTGNADVRQELYRKGLVVTEHGPGEEPRGGYFPYRNRIISALALGVLVAEAAHNSGSLITARLAGEQGRDVFAVPGPIGQPTFTGCHRLIKQGAALIESAADIVEILRYDFARELAHVPDPAPARDEKGVDVEKAVVKNNKKTGKPEGASSTASQRRTSRADRDSMALNQDEKRVLDLLDTTDKMHIDALGRQLDLDSSTISRILLMLEMRGAVQQLPGMWYLVRES; via the coding sequence ATGGATCTGCAAAAAGAATTTTTTTCCTGCCTGGCCCTCAAACATACGCCCCGCCTTGGTCCCAAGGTGTGGAAGGAATTGTTCGCCCATTATCCGAGTGCTTTCGATGCCGTGCAGGACGCGGCGCGATGGCCCGTGCTGTCGTTGGCTGGCAACGCTGTGGCCGTGGCCTGCGCCGGGGAGGTCTGGAGGGAGAAGGCCGAGCGGGAATACAAGGCGGTGCTCAAGCAGGAGATGGATTTTGTCACCTGGTTCGATCCAAGGTTTCCCGATGCGCTCAAGATGATAGCCGATCCTCCGTCCATGCTGTATGTGCGTGGGGACATCACGCTTTTCAAGAATCCCGGTGTGGCCGTAGTCGGTGCCAGGGAATGCACCCGTCTGGGGCTGGAAACAGCCGGGCGCATCAGCGCGCAGCTCTCGAAAATCGGCATTACCGTGGTGTCCGGCCTTGCGCTCGGTATCGACAGGCAGGCGCATCTGGGTGGCCTCAAGGGGATCGGCAGTTCCATCGCGGTCCTTGGGTGCGGTTTGGATATAGACTACCCCACTGGCAATGCCGACGTCAGGCAGGAGCTTTACCGCAAAGGGCTGGTGGTCACGGAGCATGGCCCCGGAGAAGAACCTCGGGGCGGTTATTTTCCCTATCGGAATCGTATCATCAGCGCGCTTGCGCTGGGGGTGCTGGTGGCTGAGGCCGCTCACAATAGCGGCAGCCTGATCACGGCCCGGTTGGCCGGAGAGCAGGGACGGGATGTCTTTGCAGTGCCCGGTCCCATTGGGCAGCCGACATTCACCGGTTGCCATCGACTCATCAAGCAGGGGGCGGCCCTCATTGAATCCGCCGCCGATATTGTCGAGATTCTGCGCTACGACTTTGCCCGTGAATTGGCCCATGTGCCTGATCCGGCCCCGGCTCGGGATGAGAAAGGGGTTGATGTGGAAAAGGCTGTGGTTAAGAATAATAAAAAAACAGGGAAGCCGGAGGGGGCGTCTTCAACTGCATCGCAAAGGCGGACATCTCGTGCCGATCGGGATTCCATGGCTTTGAACCAAGACGAGAAACGGGTGCTGGATCTTCTCGATACGACGGACAAGATGCATATCGACGCCCTGGGGCGGCAGTTGGATTTGGATTCCTCCACCATCAGCCGCATATTGCTCATGCTTGAGATGCGTGGTGCCGTGCAGCAGTTGCCCGGCATGTGGTATCTTGTGCGGGAATCATAA
- a CDS encoding nitronate monooxygenase family protein, giving the protein MKLPSLNFGDLSARLPIIQGGMGVGISLSGLASAVANEGGVGVIATSMIGMRDPQRAKDPIGADRRGLIDEIRKARAKMTDGLLGVNIMCALTNYGDMVRTSIREKVDLIISGAGLPLDLPGYLREMSGEMKEELRTKLVPIVSSGRAASILCRKWANKFDYLPDGFVVEGPKAGGHLGFKAEQIDDPDYQLEKILAEVVEAVTPFREQHKKNIPVIAAGGVYTGEDIARFLEMGASGVQMGTRFVATKECDADEAFKQAYVNAHKEDVTIIKSPVGMPGRALKNAFLDAVASGLKKPKKCMHKCLHSCAEEKSPYCIAQALVNAYKGRLKHGFAFAGANAYLVDKIVTVKELMTSLREDAERKFQEAEKILRG; this is encoded by the coding sequence ATGAAACTTCCGAGTCTCAATTTTGGTGATTTAAGCGCCAGACTGCCCATCATTCAGGGTGGAATGGGTGTGGGTATTTCCCTCTCCGGCCTGGCAAGTGCCGTTGCAAATGAAGGCGGCGTAGGCGTCATTGCCACATCCATGATCGGCATGCGAGACCCGCAGCGGGCCAAAGACCCCATCGGGGCCGACCGCCGGGGTTTGATCGACGAAATCCGCAAGGCGCGGGCCAAGATGACCGACGGACTGCTCGGTGTGAATATCATGTGCGCCCTGACCAACTACGGCGACATGGTCCGCACTTCCATCCGCGAAAAGGTGGATCTGATCATATCCGGTGCCGGTCTGCCCCTGGACCTGCCGGGCTATCTCCGCGAGATGTCCGGAGAGATGAAAGAGGAGCTGCGCACCAAACTCGTGCCGATAGTCTCCTCTGGCCGTGCGGCCTCCATCCTGTGCCGCAAGTGGGCAAATAAATTCGATTATCTTCCTGACGGTTTTGTGGTGGAAGGCCCCAAGGCTGGCGGTCATCTCGGTTTCAAGGCCGAGCAGATCGACGACCCCGACTACCAATTGGAAAAAATTCTGGCCGAAGTGGTCGAGGCCGTGACGCCTTTCCGCGAACAGCATAAAAAGAATATCCCGGTCATCGCTGCCGGTGGTGTCTACACCGGTGAAGATATCGCCCGTTTTCTCGAGATGGGCGCCTCTGGGGTGCAAATGGGCACCCGCTTCGTGGCCACCAAGGAATGCGATGCCGATGAGGCCTTCAAGCAGGCCTATGTCAACGCGCACAAAGAGGACGTGACCATCATCAAGAGTCCGGTAGGCATGCCCGGCCGGGCCTTGAAGAACGCCTTCCTTGACGCCGTGGCCTCGGGACTCAAAAAGCCCAAGAAGTGCATGCACAAGTGCCTGCATTCCTGCGCCGAGGAAAAGTCCCCCTACTGCATCGCCCAGGCCCTGGTTAACGCCTACAAAGGCAGACTCAAGCACGGCTTTGCCTTTGCCGGCGCCAACGCCTACCTCGTGGATAAGATCGTTACGGTCAAGGAACTGATGACATCACTCAGGGAAGACGCCGAACGCAAATTCCAAGAAGCCGAGAAGATTCTGCGCGGCTAG
- a CDS encoding PPC domain-containing DNA-binding protein, giving the protein MQYSQGSIGRIFTLRLEDDERVPDCIEQFARDHDIKAAMCTMIGGIDRGNIVAGPKDGESPVIDPILHAIGEAHEVLAMGTLFPDESGEPVLHMHAALGRDGQTRTGCIRPGLDVWLVGEVIIMEILHTDMLRKKEAKSGLALLCKG; this is encoded by the coding sequence ATGCAATACAGCCAGGGCAGCATCGGCAGGATATTCACCCTGCGCCTTGAAGACGACGAGCGGGTGCCGGACTGCATCGAGCAATTCGCACGCGATCACGACATCAAAGCCGCCATGTGCACCATGATCGGCGGCATTGACCGGGGCAACATCGTGGCCGGGCCGAAAGACGGCGAGTCCCCAGTCATCGACCCCATTCTCCATGCCATAGGCGAGGCGCACGAAGTCCTGGCTATGGGCACCCTGTTTCCCGACGAATCCGGCGAACCGGTCCTACACATGCACGCCGCACTGGGTCGCGACGGTCAGACCCGCACCGGCTGCATCCGTCCCGGTCTGGACGTCTGGCTGGTGGGCGAAGTGATCATCATGGAAATTCTGCACACCGACATGTTGCGCAAGAAAGAAGCCAAGAGCGGCCTGGCCCTGCTCTGCAAGGGATAA
- the lhgO gene encoding L-2-hydroxyglutarate oxidase produces MFAAHTVICGAGILGLTIARELIKAGCGDIIIFDKELAPGKHASGRNSGVLHAGIYYDPGTLKAKMCLEGNLRMQAYCEAHGLPLFKSGKVIVARTEDELPTLDELERRATANGATVEMIDETQLAEIEPNARTVQRALHSPLTSVVDPKMILTAMRDELERSGKVRFFFDTRFTGAGTNMVHTSQGDIGYDLFINAAGAYSDKVAQSFGIAKNYRLLPFKGIYKVLRKPAADKIRGSIYPVPNIKNPFLGVHFTRSVHGDVYVGPTAIPAFGRENYGILKGLDSELLSILSRDLYMFMKNEKFRQVALEEPRKYSSNYFFNDAAKLVKHITPHDVLPSSKAGIRPQLVDIETNELVMDFVVKRHNNSVHILNSISPAFTSSMYFAELVVKEYTTTP; encoded by the coding sequence ATGTTTGCAGCACACACCGTCATCTGCGGCGCAGGCATCCTCGGTCTGACCATCGCCCGCGAACTTATCAAGGCCGGATGCGGTGACATCATCATTTTCGACAAGGAATTAGCGCCAGGCAAGCACGCCTCGGGTCGGAACAGCGGTGTGCTCCATGCGGGCATATACTATGATCCCGGCACACTGAAGGCAAAGATGTGCCTGGAAGGAAACCTCCGCATGCAGGCTTACTGCGAAGCACACGGCCTGCCGCTCTTCAAGTCGGGCAAGGTTATCGTGGCCAGAACCGAAGACGAGTTGCCCACCCTTGACGAATTGGAACGGCGGGCAACGGCCAACGGCGCCACCGTGGAGATGATCGACGAAACCCAACTGGCTGAAATCGAACCCAATGCCCGGACAGTCCAACGCGCCCTTCACTCACCACTCACCAGTGTGGTCGATCCGAAAATGATCCTGACGGCCATGAGGGATGAGCTGGAAAGAAGCGGCAAAGTCCGGTTCTTCTTCGACACCCGATTCACGGGAGCCGGGACAAACATGGTCCACACCAGTCAAGGAGATATCGGCTACGACCTGTTCATCAACGCAGCCGGAGCTTACAGCGACAAGGTGGCCCAGTCTTTCGGCATTGCAAAGAACTACCGACTGCTTCCCTTCAAAGGCATTTACAAGGTATTGCGAAAACCCGCGGCGGACAAAATCAGAGGGTCCATCTACCCGGTTCCCAACATCAAGAATCCGTTTCTGGGAGTCCATTTCACCCGCAGCGTCCATGGTGACGTGTACGTCGGTCCCACGGCCATCCCCGCCTTCGGGCGGGAAAACTACGGAATTCTCAAGGGACTGGACTCGGAACTCTTGTCAATCCTATCCCGCGACCTATATATGTTTATGAAGAACGAAAAATTCAGGCAGGTCGCCTTGGAAGAACCTCGCAAATATTCTTCCAATTATTTTTTCAACGATGCGGCCAAACTGGTGAAACATATCACCCCACACGACGTACTCCCCTCATCCAAGGCGGGCATACGTCCCCAATTGGTGGATATCGAAACCAACGAGCTGGTCATGGATTTCGTGGTAAAACGACATAACAACAGCGTTCACATCCTCAACTCGATCTCCCCGGCATTTACAAGTTCCATGTATTTCGCCGAGTTAGTCGTCAAGGAATACACGACAACCCCTTGA